The Streptomyces sp. NBC_01142 genome has a window encoding:
- a CDS encoding ABC transporter substrate-binding protein, with amino-acid sequence MHTTSRRNFLVLSGISALAAAGCGTASGSGTRNTTTLRYQGSAGQVTPPELAESLGYLGDLELEWVGNTISGPQDIQSAASGQTDFGGAFNGAVVKLASRKAPIKAVVSYYGSDKQAYSGFYVSEKSAIRTPRDLIGKKVGMNTLGAHHEAMLDIYLKKHGLSRSEAKQVERVVVPPVNTEQSLRQRQIDVAVLGGILREKALEAGGIRKLFSDYDLRGPFSAGTYVLTERFIKQNPETVRTFVTGVGKALDWSRSTPHDEVVARLTEIVGKRKRNESADALKYWRSFGVSAPGGRIAERELSVWADWLSERGDIKSGRVSVAGLYTNEFNGNHATKGS; translated from the coding sequence GTGCACACCACATCCCGACGCAACTTCCTTGTTCTGTCCGGCATCTCCGCACTGGCGGCCGCCGGCTGCGGCACGGCGAGCGGCAGCGGCACGCGGAACACCACCACGCTCCGCTACCAGGGTTCGGCCGGCCAGGTCACCCCGCCCGAACTCGCCGAGTCCCTGGGCTATCTGGGCGACCTCGAGCTCGAGTGGGTGGGCAACACCATCAGCGGCCCGCAGGACATCCAGTCCGCCGCGTCCGGCCAGACCGACTTCGGCGGCGCCTTCAACGGCGCGGTGGTCAAGCTCGCCTCCCGCAAGGCCCCCATCAAGGCCGTCGTCAGCTACTACGGCTCCGACAAGCAGGCCTACAGCGGCTTCTACGTGAGTGAGAAGAGCGCCATCCGTACGCCCCGCGACCTCATCGGCAAAAAGGTCGGCATGAACACCCTCGGCGCCCACCACGAGGCGATGCTCGACATCTACCTCAAGAAGCACGGGCTGAGCCGTTCCGAGGCCAAGCAGGTCGAGCGGGTCGTCGTCCCGCCCGTCAACACCGAGCAGTCACTGCGCCAGCGTCAGATCGACGTGGCCGTCCTCGGCGGCATTCTGCGCGAAAAGGCGCTGGAGGCCGGAGGCATACGCAAGCTCTTCAGCGACTACGACCTGCGCGGGCCCTTCAGCGCCGGTACGTACGTACTGACCGAGCGCTTCATCAAGCAGAACCCCGAGACGGTACGGACCTTCGTCACCGGGGTGGGCAAGGCCCTGGACTGGTCCCGCAGCACACCGCACGACGAGGTCGTCGCCCGGCTGACCGAAATCGTCGGCAAGCGGAAGCGGAACGAGAGCGCCGACGCGCTCAAGTACTGGCGGTCCTTCGGCGTCTCGGCGCCCGGCGGCCGCATCGCGGAGAGGGAGCTGTCCGTGTGGGCGGACTGGCTGAGCGAGCGTGGCGACATCAAGTCCGGCCGGGTGAGCGTCGCCGGCCTCTACACCAACGAGTTCAACGGCAACCACGCAACGAAGGGGAGCTGA
- the ssuE gene encoding NADPH-dependent FMN reductase yields the protein MTSILAVSGSPSVNSRTELLVEHAVERLSVTGFDTGHLKVRELPAAELLSGRSDSSALRAAAEQVAAADGLIVATPVYKASYTGLLKAFLDLLPQSGLAGKTVLPLATGGSLAHVLTIDYALRPVLTALGARHVVAGSFLLDSHVERLAEGGAQLRPEAELRLFDVVDEFIQALPAQYPTPAPGAATSATRSH from the coding sequence ATGACGTCCATCCTGGCTGTTTCCGGAAGCCCCTCCGTGAACTCGCGCACCGAATTGCTGGTCGAGCACGCAGTCGAGCGACTGTCCGTCACCGGCTTCGACACGGGCCATCTGAAAGTGCGTGAACTGCCCGCCGCCGAGCTGCTTTCCGGCCGGTCCGACTCCTCCGCCCTGCGCGCGGCGGCCGAGCAAGTGGCCGCGGCGGACGGGCTGATCGTGGCCACCCCCGTCTACAAGGCCTCCTACACCGGACTGCTCAAGGCCTTCCTCGATCTGCTGCCGCAGTCCGGTCTGGCCGGCAAGACCGTCCTGCCGCTGGCCACGGGCGGCAGCCTGGCGCATGTACTCACCATCGACTACGCCCTGCGCCCGGTCCTGACCGCGCTCGGGGCCCGGCATGTCGTCGCCGGCTCATTCCTCCTCGACAGCCATGTGGAGCGGCTGGCGGAAGGCGGGGCGCAGCTGCGCCCCGAGGCCGAACTCCGGCTCTTCGACGTCGTCGACGAATTCATCCAGGCGCTCCCCGCCCAGTACCCGACCCCAGCCCCCGGTGCGGCGACCTCCGCCACCCGCAGCCACTGA
- a CDS encoding putative leader peptide — MSQADILVSRLHVDLRRHASALCAAGR; from the coding sequence GTGAGTCAAGCTGACATTCTCGTATCGCGCCTGCACGTCGATCTTCGACGGCACGCCAGCGCACTCTGTGCCGCCGGCCGCTGA
- a CDS encoding phosphodiester glycosidase family protein, which translates to MSVLTAGATCPAVADSTPDPRPRNPAEVLRPVAPPPASGPGGRPRAVADADGIETARSSRPIAPGIRLTSYDRLESDKWLRVDTLSVDLDGSGVQADYLHSGKVADRRSVSELAARHEAGSGRRTVAALNADFFDINQTGAPQGPGIKDGKVTHSPAAGAHRAVGIGPESAGRVLQLYFDGTLTLPSGTHALGAYNAANVPAGGIGAYTASWGEADRALTVDAATPVAEALVRDGRVVTVADRPGSGPIAADTTVLVGREAGAAILTALRPGDPVYLEYRPRTDTGPVPRTAVGGRELLVVDGVPQNHDGEGNNTPAPRTAVGFTRDGRAMQVITVDGRQADSGGVTLTELGRMMKRAGAHSALNLDGGGSSTLVAREPGSDALQVENSPSDGSERTVPNGLALTVPDGSGRLRGFWVETRTPAGSAPTADPVKGGHPERVFPGLTRRLTAAGYDETYGPAAGTPLWRAVRPSVGQVDNRGVFRARHSGTTEVRAERAGAHGGTELTVLDDLARIEPTARRVGLADASATGTFGILGLDAQGNSAPVEPADVKLAYDHALFDIRDDGKGSFTVTSASGGGAGQITAEAAGVTTALAVSVGLAEQPVTGFDDAGSWTFSQARASGSVAATPEGRTGTGLELTYDFTRSTATRAAYANPPEAIAVPGQPQSFTLWINGDGKGAWPTLHLKDAAGSDQLLRGPYVTWTGWRQVTFAVPPGAAMPLSVHRFYLAETAAAKQYTGRVVIDGLSAQVPPTVDLPGRPPAPDPLIDPAAATEGRDWQFAVMSDAQFVAREPDSAIVAQARRTLREIKAARPDFLVVNGDLVDEGSPADLAFARRVLTEELGEELPWYYVPGNHEVMGGKIDNFVAEFGPAQRTFDHRGTRFLTLDTSSLSLRGGGFDQIKQLRAQLDAAAEDTRIGSVMLIEHVPPRDPTVQKGSQLGDRKEAALVEQWLARFRRTTGKGAGLIGSHVGVFHAEHVDGVPYLINGNSGKNPAGPANEGGFTGWSLVGVDKVSRGEQSATRLKPWGSRPDWVSVQTRAHVDGLMLEAPEVLAPGRAEDAGATVAQGARRVPVAFPLSADWTGSPNLYIGDPENARHRHAAAFDPSTGRLTALRPGTVTLAVTVSGVTQRAQTRITATGEGAVPGAVA; encoded by the coding sequence GTGTCCGTACTGACGGCCGGGGCGACGTGCCCCGCCGTCGCCGATTCCACCCCCGACCCCCGTCCCCGCAACCCCGCCGAAGTGCTGCGGCCCGTCGCGCCGCCGCCCGCGAGCGGCCCGGGCGGACGGCCGAGAGCCGTCGCGGACGCCGACGGCATCGAGACCGCGCGCAGCTCCCGGCCGATCGCCCCGGGTATCCGTCTCACCTCCTACGACCGGCTCGAATCGGACAAGTGGCTGCGTGTCGACACGCTCTCCGTCGACCTCGACGGCAGCGGCGTCCAGGCCGACTACCTCCACTCGGGCAAGGTCGCCGACCGCCGCTCCGTCTCCGAACTCGCCGCCCGGCACGAGGCGGGCAGCGGGCGGCGCACGGTCGCCGCGCTCAACGCCGACTTCTTCGACATCAACCAGACCGGTGCACCGCAGGGCCCCGGCATCAAGGACGGCAAGGTCACCCACTCGCCGGCCGCGGGCGCCCACCGGGCCGTCGGCATCGGGCCCGAGAGCGCCGGACGTGTCCTGCAGCTGTACTTCGACGGCACCCTGACGCTCCCTTCGGGAACCCACGCCCTCGGCGCGTACAACGCCGCGAACGTTCCGGCGGGCGGCATCGGTGCGTACACCGCCTCCTGGGGAGAGGCCGACCGCGCGCTGACCGTGGACGCCGCGACTCCCGTCGCCGAAGCGCTTGTACGGGACGGCAGGGTCGTCACCGTCGCGGACCGGCCGGGCTCCGGTCCGATCGCCGCGGACACCACCGTCCTCGTCGGACGCGAAGCCGGAGCCGCGATACTGACCGCACTGCGTCCGGGCGATCCGGTGTACCTCGAATACCGGCCCCGCACCGACACCGGCCCGGTCCCGCGCACCGCAGTCGGCGGCCGTGAACTCCTCGTTGTCGACGGCGTACCGCAGAACCACGACGGCGAGGGCAACAACACCCCGGCGCCCCGCACCGCCGTCGGCTTCACCAGGGACGGCCGCGCGATGCAGGTCATCACCGTCGACGGCCGGCAGGCCGACAGCGGCGGCGTCACCCTCACCGAACTCGGCCGGATGATGAAGAGGGCCGGCGCCCACAGTGCGCTCAACCTCGACGGCGGCGGCTCCTCCACACTCGTCGCCCGCGAACCCGGCAGCGACGCGCTCCAGGTGGAGAACAGCCCCTCCGACGGCAGCGAGCGCACGGTCCCCAACGGACTCGCGCTCACCGTGCCCGACGGCAGTGGACGCCTGCGGGGCTTCTGGGTCGAGACCCGTACCCCGGCCGGGAGCGCCCCCACCGCCGATCCGGTCAAGGGCGGCCACCCCGAACGGGTGTTCCCCGGCCTGACCCGCCGGCTCACGGCTGCCGGGTACGACGAGACGTACGGCCCGGCCGCGGGGACCCCGCTCTGGCGGGCCGTACGGCCCTCGGTCGGACAGGTCGACAACCGCGGAGTGTTCCGGGCGCGGCACAGCGGCACCACCGAGGTACGCGCCGAACGCGCGGGCGCGCACGGCGGCACGGAGCTGACCGTCCTCGACGACCTCGCCCGCATCGAGCCGACCGCCCGCCGCGTCGGCCTCGCGGACGCGAGCGCCACCGGCACCTTCGGCATCCTCGGACTCGACGCCCAGGGCAACAGCGCGCCCGTCGAACCCGCCGATGTGAAGCTCGCCTACGACCATGCGCTCTTCGACATCCGCGACGACGGCAAGGGCTCCTTCACCGTCACGTCCGCTTCGGGCGGCGGCGCCGGACAGATCACGGCGGAGGCCGCCGGTGTCACCACCGCCCTCGCCGTCAGCGTCGGCCTCGCCGAACAGCCGGTCACCGGCTTCGACGACGCGGGTTCCTGGACCTTCAGCCAGGCGCGCGCGAGCGGCTCGGTAGCGGCCACGCCCGAGGGGCGGACCGGCACCGGCCTGGAGCTCACGTACGACTTCACCCGGTCGACCGCGACCCGCGCCGCCTACGCCAACCCGCCCGAGGCGATCGCCGTGCCGGGGCAGCCGCAGTCCTTCACGCTCTGGATCAACGGCGACGGCAAGGGTGCATGGCCGACGCTTCACCTCAAGGACGCCGCGGGGTCCGACCAGTTGCTGCGCGGCCCGTATGTCACCTGGACCGGCTGGCGGCAGGTGACCTTCGCCGTGCCGCCGGGGGCCGCGATGCCGCTGTCGGTGCACCGCTTCTATCTGGCCGAGACGGCGGCAGCCAAGCAGTACACCGGGAGGGTCGTGATCGACGGCCTGAGCGCACAGGTGCCGCCCACCGTCGATCTGCCCGGTCGGCCGCCTGCGCCCGATCCGCTGATCGATCCCGCGGCCGCGACCGAGGGCAGGGACTGGCAGTTCGCGGTCATGTCCGACGCGCAGTTCGTCGCCCGCGAACCGGACAGCGCGATCGTGGCGCAGGCACGCCGGACCCTGCGCGAGATCAAGGCGGCGCGGCCCGACTTCCTCGTCGTCAACGGCGACCTGGTCGACGAGGGCTCACCCGCGGATCTCGCCTTCGCACGCCGGGTCCTGACCGAGGAGCTGGGGGAGGAGCTGCCCTGGTACTACGTGCCGGGCAACCATGAGGTGATGGGCGGGAAGATCGACAACTTTGTCGCCGAATTCGGCCCCGCGCAGCGTACGTTCGACCACCGGGGCACGCGCTTCCTGACGCTGGACACCTCGAGCCTGAGTCTGCGCGGCGGCGGCTTCGACCAGATCAAGCAGCTGCGCGCGCAACTCGACGCGGCGGCGGAGGACACCCGCATCGGCTCGGTGATGCTCATTGAGCATGTGCCGCCGCGCGATCCGACCGTACAGAAGGGCAGTCAGCTCGGGGACCGCAAGGAGGCGGCGCTCGTCGAGCAGTGGCTCGCCCGGTTCCGCCGTACGACCGGCAAGGGCGCGGGCCTCATCGGCAGCCATGTCGGCGTTTTCCACGCCGAGCACGTGGACGGGGTGCCGTACCTGATCAACGGCAACTCCGGCAAGAATCCGGCGGGACCGGCGAACGAGGGCGGCTTCACCGGCTGGTCGCTCGTAGGCGTCGACAAGGTCTCGCGCGGCGAGCAGTCGGCCACCCGGCTGAAGCCGTGGGGCAGCCGGCCGGACTGGGTCTCGGTCCAGACCCGGGCGCATGTCGACGGCCTCATGCTCGAGGCGCCGGAGGTACTGGCCCCCGGCCGCGCCGAGGACGCAGGCGCGACGGTCGCCCAAGGAGCGAGGCGGGTTCCGGTGGCGTTCCCGCTCAGCGCGGACTGGACGGGGTCGCCGAACCTGTACATAGGCGACCCGGAGAACGCCCGTCACCGCCATGCGGCCGCCTTCGACCCGTCGACCGGACGCCTCACGGCGCTCCGTCCCGGGACGGTCACGCTGGCGGTGACGGTGTCGGGCGTCACGCAGCGTGCACAGACGCGCATCACGGCCACGGGGGAGGGGGCGGTCCCGGGCGCGGTGGCGTAG
- a CDS encoding SpoIIE family protein phosphatase — MMDDVHAHSGAVYLLPPGEQVLEMAVMAGLPRSFAAPWERISLSSPLPVADALRERRLIWVSGEEEMAGRYPRIAVVLPYPFALAALPVATADVAYGAVFVTWPGSHPPDITTTERGRLISACDRLALRLQRAAEQGRPAVPEADFLGPAAMAGTTGAIEAVRMLTRIPDGMCSLDVNGRVTYANTATGALVGTPVAQLLGTQLWTALPWLNDPVYEDRYRAALISQDTTSFVALRPPQEWLMFRLHPSRSGVSVHITPARGTVQDIPSDVPSEPPARLVAISHLLNLASALTEAVGVSDVIDLVAGEIMPAVGSRSLVMLAPEGGRLRVLGHRGYEDAALVERFDGMPLAAQTPGARALATGVPSFFESRTQLEQIYPARFAARDGMAAWAYLPLIASGRPVGTCVLGYLGPHHFSADERAVLTSLGGLIAQALERARLYDAKLRLANGLQSALLPHSLPALPGLEVAARYLPGTQGMDIGGDFYDLIRTGDTAAAVVGDVQGHNVAAAGLMGQVRTAVRAYTAVGQSPGKVIASTNRLLIDLDAELLASCVFLRLDLPGHRALLARAGHPQPLLRDPDGGVHVLDLAGGPLLGIERSAVYPTTAVPLGPGSVLVLYTDGLIEAPGVDVDAALADVAALLARAADQPLEALADSLLGHAAGVGQRSDDTALLLLRPER, encoded by the coding sequence ATGATGGACGACGTCCATGCCCACTCCGGGGCCGTATACCTGCTGCCCCCGGGCGAGCAGGTCCTCGAGATGGCCGTCATGGCCGGGCTGCCCCGGTCCTTCGCCGCGCCCTGGGAACGGATCTCGCTGAGCTCGCCCCTCCCTGTTGCCGACGCTCTGCGTGAACGGCGGCTGATCTGGGTCTCGGGCGAGGAGGAAATGGCCGGCCGCTATCCGCGGATCGCCGTCGTCCTGCCCTATCCGTTCGCCCTCGCGGCCCTCCCCGTGGCGACCGCCGACGTCGCGTACGGAGCCGTGTTCGTCACCTGGCCCGGCTCGCATCCCCCCGACATCACCACCACCGAACGAGGCCGTCTCATCTCGGCCTGCGACCGCCTCGCCCTGCGGCTGCAGCGGGCCGCCGAGCAGGGCCGTCCCGCCGTTCCCGAGGCCGACTTCCTCGGACCCGCCGCGATGGCCGGGACGACCGGCGCGATCGAGGCTGTGCGCATGCTGACACGCATACCCGACGGAATGTGCTCCCTGGACGTGAACGGACGCGTGACGTACGCGAACACCGCCACGGGCGCGCTCGTCGGCACACCGGTCGCACAACTGCTCGGCACCCAGCTGTGGACCGCACTGCCCTGGCTGAACGACCCGGTGTACGAAGACCGCTACCGGGCGGCGCTGATCAGCCAGGACACCACGTCGTTCGTGGCGCTGCGCCCGCCGCAGGAGTGGCTGATGTTCCGCCTCCACCCCAGCAGAAGCGGTGTCAGTGTGCACATCACCCCGGCCCGGGGAACGGTCCAGGACATACCCTCGGACGTGCCTTCGGAGCCCCCGGCGCGCCTCGTCGCCATCTCCCATCTCCTCAACCTGGCCAGCGCGCTGACGGAGGCGGTGGGCGTCTCCGACGTGATCGATCTGGTCGCCGGCGAGATCATGCCGGCGGTCGGGAGCCGGTCGCTGGTCATGCTGGCGCCCGAGGGCGGGCGACTGCGCGTCCTGGGGCATCGGGGCTACGAGGACGCGGCCCTCGTGGAGCGGTTCGACGGTATGCCGCTGGCCGCCCAGACGCCGGGCGCACGGGCACTGGCGACCGGGGTGCCGTCCTTCTTCGAGTCGCGCACGCAGCTGGAGCAGATCTATCCCGCGCGCTTCGCGGCCCGGGACGGCATGGCCGCATGGGCCTATCTGCCGCTGATCGCCTCCGGCCGTCCCGTGGGCACCTGTGTCCTCGGCTACCTCGGTCCGCACCACTTCTCCGCCGACGAGCGAGCCGTGCTGACCAGCCTCGGCGGTCTCATCGCCCAGGCCCTGGAACGCGCCCGTCTCTACGACGCCAAGCTCCGGCTGGCAAACGGTCTGCAATCGGCGCTGCTGCCGCACTCGTTGCCCGCCCTGCCCGGTCTGGAGGTCGCCGCCCGGTATCTGCCGGGAACTCAGGGCATGGACATCGGCGGCGACTTCTACGACCTGATACGCACCGGAGACACGGCAGCGGCCGTCGTCGGCGACGTACAGGGCCACAACGTCGCCGCCGCCGGTCTCATGGGTCAGGTCCGTACCGCCGTCCGCGCCTACACGGCCGTCGGTCAGTCGCCCGGCAAAGTCATAGCGAGCACCAACCGGCTGCTGATCGACCTCGATGCGGAACTGCTCGCCAGCTGTGTCTTCCTCCGCCTCGATCTACCCGGCCACCGGGCCCTGCTGGCCCGCGCCGGACACCCGCAGCCGCTGCTGCGCGACCCGGACGGCGGGGTCCATGTACTGGACCTGGCCGGCGGTCCGTTGCTCGGCATCGAACGGTCGGCCGTCTACCCCACCACCGCGGTGCCGCTGGGGCCCGGATCGGTACTGGTCCTGTACACGGACGGGCTGATCGAAGCGCCGGGGGTCGACGTCGACGCGGCCCTGGCCGACGTGGCCGCACTGCTCGCGCGCGCCGCGGACCAGCCGCTCGAGGCGCTGGCCGACAGCCTGCTCGGCCATGCCGCAGGCGTCGGCCAACGCAGCGACGACACGGCACTGTTGCTGCTCCGCCCCGAGCGCTGA
- a CDS encoding serine hydrolase domain-containing protein yields the protein MSEHAPRIEGHCDDRFRAVRAAFEENFRERGELGAAVTVLHDGEKVVDLWGGWADAARSRPWERETLVNVWSTTKGPTALCAHLLADRALLDLDAPVALYWPEFAAAGKEAVPVRQLLSHRAGLAGLREPHTLAELYDWELTCARLAATEPWWEPGTQSGYHAMTYGFLVGEVIRRITGQLPGEFLHQEITGPLGIDFTIGLPEKEAGRAAELVHPPAAAASEQAAIFAQMQPVALAALINPITRAADANTAAWRAAELPAANGHGTARAVAALYGILAGRGEYAGRRVLSPEAAERVREGQGSCRDLVLGVGFEHDTEVALGLWLSGRNGSYGPNPRAFGHDGFGGSCGMADPEAGISLGYVMNRMGPHIADDPRKMALIDALYRSVGQPD from the coding sequence ATGTCAGAGCACGCACCCCGGATCGAAGGCCACTGCGACGACCGCTTCCGGGCGGTGCGTGCCGCCTTCGAGGAGAACTTCCGTGAGCGCGGCGAACTGGGCGCGGCCGTCACCGTGCTGCACGACGGGGAGAAGGTCGTCGACCTGTGGGGCGGCTGGGCCGACGCCGCACGCAGCCGCCCGTGGGAGCGCGAGACCCTCGTCAACGTGTGGTCGACGACCAAGGGGCCGACGGCGCTGTGCGCGCATCTGCTGGCGGACCGGGCGCTGCTCGACCTGGACGCTCCGGTCGCCTTGTACTGGCCGGAGTTCGCCGCAGCCGGAAAGGAGGCCGTTCCCGTACGCCAGCTGCTCTCCCACCGTGCCGGCCTGGCCGGACTGCGCGAGCCGCACACGCTCGCCGAGCTCTACGACTGGGAGCTGACCTGCGCCCGGCTGGCGGCCACCGAGCCCTGGTGGGAGCCCGGCACGCAGTCCGGATACCACGCGATGACGTACGGCTTCCTGGTCGGCGAGGTGATCCGGCGCATCACGGGACAGCTCCCCGGAGAGTTTCTGCACCAGGAGATCACGGGTCCGCTCGGCATCGACTTCACCATCGGCCTGCCGGAGAAGGAGGCCGGGCGCGCCGCCGAACTGGTGCATCCGCCGGCCGCGGCCGCCAGTGAACAGGCGGCCATCTTCGCCCAGATGCAGCCGGTCGCCCTGGCAGCTCTGATCAACCCCATCACCCGTGCGGCCGACGCCAACACGGCGGCCTGGCGCGCCGCCGAGCTTCCGGCCGCGAACGGCCACGGCACCGCCCGCGCGGTCGCCGCGCTGTACGGCATCCTCGCGGGCCGGGGAGAGTACGCAGGCCGGCGTGTCCTTTCCCCCGAGGCCGCCGAACGGGTCCGCGAAGGCCAGGGCAGCTGCCGGGACCTGGTGCTGGGAGTGGGCTTCGAGCACGACACCGAAGTGGCACTCGGTCTCTGGCTGAGCGGCCGGAACGGCTCGTACGGCCCCAACCCGCGGGCCTTCGGCCACGACGGCTTCGGCGGTTCGTGCGGAATGGCCGACCCGGAGGCGGGCATCAGTCTGGGGTACGTCATGAACCGCATGGGCCCCCATATCGCCGACGACCCCCGCAAGATGGCCCTGATCGACGCTCTGTACAGGTCGGTTGGGCAGCCTGACTAG
- a CDS encoding acyl-CoA dehydrogenase family protein: MHLEYTPEQQQLRAELRTYFAELVPDNVYARYADPSEQKRFYRETVRRLGTDGWLGVGWPQEYGGRGLSPMEQFIFFDEAAQAGVPLPLMALNTVGPTIMQFGTDEQKAYFLPKVLSGEIDFAIGYSEPDAGTDLAALKTRAVREGDEENGTYTVNGQKIWTTNGDTADWVWLACRTAAAEEGIPPHKGITMLLVPTSDPGYSCTIINTLASHDTTASYYENIRVPASRRVGRENRGWRLITNQLNHERVTLAAHGTMAIRALHNVQRWAADTKLADGRRVIDLGWVRGRLARTHTRLDAMKLLNWQMVDAVQDGTLTPQDASAVKVYGSEARRDAYAWLMEVVGAAGPLKEGSAGAVLHGELERGYRSAVIFTFGGGNNEIQREIISWIGLGMPRVRR, from the coding sequence GTGCACCTCGAATACACGCCTGAGCAGCAGCAGTTGCGCGCCGAACTGCGCACGTACTTCGCCGAACTGGTGCCGGACAACGTCTACGCCCGCTACGCCGACCCCAGTGAGCAGAAGCGCTTCTACCGCGAGACGGTCCGCCGGCTCGGCACGGACGGCTGGCTCGGCGTCGGCTGGCCCCAGGAGTACGGCGGCCGCGGACTGAGCCCCATGGAGCAGTTCATCTTCTTCGACGAGGCCGCCCAGGCTGGTGTACCGCTGCCGCTGATGGCGCTCAACACCGTCGGCCCGACGATCATGCAGTTCGGAACGGACGAGCAGAAGGCGTACTTCCTGCCGAAGGTCCTCTCCGGGGAGATCGACTTCGCGATCGGCTACAGCGAGCCCGACGCGGGCACCGACCTCGCCGCGCTCAAGACCCGCGCCGTACGCGAGGGCGACGAGGAGAATGGGACGTACACCGTCAATGGGCAGAAGATCTGGACCACCAACGGCGACACCGCCGACTGGGTCTGGCTCGCCTGTCGCACCGCCGCCGCCGAAGAAGGGATCCCGCCCCACAAGGGCATCACGATGCTGCTGGTCCCGACGTCCGACCCCGGCTACTCCTGCACCATCATCAACACTCTCGCCTCGCACGACACCACCGCCAGCTACTACGAGAACATCCGTGTGCCCGCCTCCCGCCGCGTCGGCCGGGAGAACAGGGGCTGGCGGCTGATCACCAACCAGCTCAACCACGAGCGCGTCACCCTCGCCGCCCACGGCACCATGGCCATCCGCGCGCTCCACAACGTCCAGCGCTGGGCAGCCGACACCAAGCTTGCCGACGGCCGCCGCGTCATCGACCTCGGCTGGGTACGCGGACGCCTCGCCAGGACCCACACCAGGCTCGACGCGATGAAGCTGCTCAACTGGCAGATGGTGGACGCCGTCCAGGACGGCACGCTCACCCCGCAGGACGCCTCCGCCGTCAAGGTCTACGGCTCCGAGGCGCGCCGCGACGCCTACGCCTGGCTGATGGAGGTCGTCGGCGCGGCGGGCCCCCTCAAGGAGGGTTCCGCGGGCGCGGTTCTGCACGGGGAGCTGGAGCGCGGCTACCGCTCCGCCGTCATTTTCACCTTCGGCGGAGGCAACAACGAGATCCAGCGCGAAATCATCTCCTGGATCGGACTGGGGATGCCGCGGGTACGACGTTGA